The following proteins come from a genomic window of Salvia miltiorrhiza cultivar Shanhuang (shh) unplaced genomic scaffold, IMPLAD_Smil_shh fragScaff_scaffold_23_2, whole genome shotgun sequence:
- the LOC131002864 gene encoding transcription factor CSA-like isoform X2: protein MQDLTFLPPHLPSAPSMEQKINLRNPWQIDEAKKLKSEGHEFEEIARKSKLCARGHWRPHEDARLKELVAQFGPQNWNLIAEKLEGRSGKSCRLRWFNQLDPRINRRAFSEEEEERLLAAHTMYGNKWAMIARLFPGRTDNAVKNHWHVIMARKHREHNSVYRRRKPSFPNLQIPNACSDQSTVDESAASTCTDLSLTPSSAKHPHFLTRFSPVHHMLNLQNGVNQICANVDHQSDSNSEVSASESVANNRANLYGCGEDEKGKFEKGNMAFIDFLGVGAT from the exons ATGCAGGATTTGACGTTTCTACCCCCGCACCTCCCTAGTGCTCCATCAATGGAGCAGAAGATCAACCTCAGAAATCCATGGCAAATCGACGAAGCGAAGAAGCTGAAAAGCGAAGGTCACGAATTCGAAGAAATCGCGAGAAAATCGAAGCTTTGCGCGAGAGGCCATTGGAGGCCACACGAGGACGCTAGGCTGAAAGAGCTGGTCGCTCAATTCGGTCCCCAAAACTGGAATCTCATCGCTGAGAAACTCGAGGGTAGATCAG GGAAAAGTTGCAGATTGAGATGGTTCAACCAGTTGGATCCTCGAATCAACCGAAGGGCTTTCAgcgaggaggaagaggagagGCTGCTGGCAGCGCACACAATGTATGGGAACAAATGGGCGATGATTGCGAGATTGTTTCCTGGCAGAACAGACAACGCAGTGAAGAACCATTGGCATGTGATCATGGCCAGGAAACACAGGGAACACAACAGTGTTTACAGAAGGAGGAAGCCCTCTTTCCCAAATCTGCAAATCCCTAATGCATGCAGTGATCAGTCCACTGTTGACGAATCAGCTGCCTCCACCTGCACCGATCTCTCCCTCACCCCTTCCTCTGCAAAACACCCTCATTTCCTCACAAGGTTCAGCCCTGTCCACCACATGCTCAATCTTCAAAATG GGGTGAATCAGATATGTGCGAATGTGGATCATCAATCGGATTCCAACTCTGAAGTTTCTGCATCTGAATCAGTAGCCAACAATAGGGCCAATCTCTATGGTTGTGGGGAAGATGAGAAAGGGAAATTTGAGAAGGGAAACATGGCATTCATTGATTTCCTTGGAGTGGGGGCCACTTGA
- the LOC131002864 gene encoding transcription factor MYB54-like isoform X1: MNLQNLINSCGSTRKAPSAMQDLTFLPPHLPSAPSMEQKINLRNPWQIDEAKKLKSEGHEFEEIARKSKLCARGHWRPHEDARLKELVAQFGPQNWNLIAEKLEGRSGKSCRLRWFNQLDPRINRRAFSEEEEERLLAAHTMYGNKWAMIARLFPGRTDNAVKNHWHVIMARKHREHNSVYRRRKPSFPNLQIPNACSDQSTVDESAASTCTDLSLTPSSAKHPHFLTRFSPVHHMLNLQNGVNQICANVDHQSDSNSEVSASESVANNRANLYGCGEDEKGKFEKGNMAFIDFLGVGAT, from the exons atgaATCTACAGAACCTGATAAACAGTTGCGGCAGTACAAGAAAAGCACCAAGCGCGATGCAGGATTTGACGTTTCTACCCCCGCACCTCCCTAGTGCTCCATCAATGGAGCAGAAGATCAACCTCAGAAATCCATGGCAAATCGACGAAGCGAAGAAGCTGAAAAGCGAAGGTCACGAATTCGAAGAAATCGCGAGAAAATCGAAGCTTTGCGCGAGAGGCCATTGGAGGCCACACGAGGACGCTAGGCTGAAAGAGCTGGTCGCTCAATTCGGTCCCCAAAACTGGAATCTCATCGCTGAGAAACTCGAGGGTAGATCAG GGAAAAGTTGCAGATTGAGATGGTTCAACCAGTTGGATCCTCGAATCAACCGAAGGGCTTTCAgcgaggaggaagaggagagGCTGCTGGCAGCGCACACAATGTATGGGAACAAATGGGCGATGATTGCGAGATTGTTTCCTGGCAGAACAGACAACGCAGTGAAGAACCATTGGCATGTGATCATGGCCAGGAAACACAGGGAACACAACAGTGTTTACAGAAGGAGGAAGCCCTCTTTCCCAAATCTGCAAATCCCTAATGCATGCAGTGATCAGTCCACTGTTGACGAATCAGCTGCCTCCACCTGCACCGATCTCTCCCTCACCCCTTCCTCTGCAAAACACCCTCATTTCCTCACAAGGTTCAGCCCTGTCCACCACATGCTCAATCTTCAAAATG GGGTGAATCAGATATGTGCGAATGTGGATCATCAATCGGATTCCAACTCTGAAGTTTCTGCATCTGAATCAGTAGCCAACAATAGGGCCAATCTCTATGGTTGTGGGGAAGATGAGAAAGGGAAATTTGAGAAGGGAAACATGGCATTCATTGATTTCCTTGGAGTGGGGGCCACTTGA